A window from Nycticebus coucang isolate mNycCou1 chromosome X, mNycCou1.pri, whole genome shotgun sequence encodes these proteins:
- the ARHGAP4 gene encoding rho GTPase-activating protein 4 isoform X1, with translation MATHGKLRRERGLQAEYETQVKEMRWQLSEQLRCLELQGELRRELLQELAEFMRRRAEVELEYSRGLDKLAERFSGRGGRLGGSSREHQSFRKEPSLLSPLHCWAVLLQQTRQQSRESGALSEALAGPLAQRLSHIAEDVGRIVRKTKDLEQQLQDELMEVVSELQTAKKTYQVYHTESMNAEAKLREAERQEEKRAGRSTPATVATTPTAEAGSLRKSSLKKGGRLVEKRQAKFLEHKLKCTKARNEYLLSLASVNAAVSNYYLHDVLDLMDCCDTGFHLALGQVLQSYAVAESRTQASQRQGLCSLEEALEALDPPGDKAKVLEVHATAFCPPLRFDYQPHEGDEVAEIQVEMELRDEILPRAQNIQSRLDQQTIETEEVNKTLKATLQALLEVVALEDGDVLDSFQTSPSTESLKSTSSDPGSRQAGRRRGQQQETETFYLTKLQEFLSGRSILAKLQAKHQKLQEAIQRGDKEEQEISWTQYSQRKFQKSHHPRPSSQYNQRLFGGDMEKFIQSSGQPVPLVVESCIRFINLHGLQHEGIFRVSGAQPRVSEIRDAFERGEDPLVEGCSTHDLDSVAGVLKLYFRSLEPPLFPSDLFGELVAASELEAMAERVEHVSRLLAHLPPSVLVVLRYLFAFLSHLAQYSDENMMDPYNLAVCFGPTLLPVPAGQDPVALQSRVNQLVQTLIMQPAQVFPAVTTLPGPVYEKCMAPPNTNCLGYTLGAAWGDPVEGRAPYLPCSAPNLRDAQLEGLAGEHEPELEAEATTQEDDLEGVVEAVACFAYTGRTAQELTFQRGDVLRLHQRASSDWWRGEHAGARGLIPHKYIMLPAGAEKQVAGPGPQAAGELGSSPEGLLALESTYRIGGVTTKLAQGLSRVPYRAHCLCPAGQRCAPYLRLWAPLGTDGAAWSHPPQNNTWRWIRLWHRTWTPCFRSSWEKPLFARALGQHLPPPPAQGPVAAWAGTKASPIALGPQPHPQHQMPRVQTQPSSHTEVLLEESLGLTLPQVATQRLATLPSPLLLPSTEEGKAAQIGVPAHALPAPNPGIDPFGGS, from the exons ATGGCCACGCACGGAAAGCTGCGGCGGGAGCGGGGGCTGCAGGCTGAGTATGAGACCCAAGTCAAAG agaTGCGCTGGCAGCTGAGTGAGCAGCTGCGCTGCCTGGAGCTGCAGGGTGAGCTGCGGCGGGAGCTGCTGCAGGAGCTGGCTGAGTTCATGCGGCGGCGCGCTGAGGTGGAGCTGGAGTACTCCCGTGGCCTGGACAAGCTAGCCGAGCGTTTCTCTGGCCGTGGAGGCCGCCTAGGGGGCAGCAGCCGGGAGCACCAAAGCTTCCG GAAGGAGCCTTCCCTCCTGTCGCCCTTGCATTGCTGGGCTGTGTTGCTGCAGCAGACGCGGCAGCAGAGCCGGGAGAGTGGCGCCCTCAGTGAGGCACTGGCTGGCCCCCTGGCCCAGCGATTGAGTCACATCGCAGAGGACGTGGGGCGCATTGTGAGAAAG ACTAAGGATCtggagcagcagctgcaggaTGAACTCATGGAGGTGGTCTCAGAGCTCCAGACG GCCAAGAAGACGTACCAGGTGTACCATACAGAAAGCATGAATGCCGAGGCCAAGCTCCGTGAAGCTGAGCGACAGGAGGAGAAGAGGGCTGGCCGGAGTACCCCTGCCACTGTTGCCACCACTCCTACAGCTGAGGCAGGGTCCCTCCGCAAGAGCTCCCTCAAAAAAGGAGGGCGACTGGTGGAGAAG CGTCAGGCCAAGTTCTTGGAGCACAAACTCAAGTGCACAAAAGCACGCAACGAGTACCTGCTCAGCCTGGCCAGTGTCAATGCCGCCGTCAGCAACTACTACTTGCATGACGTTTTGGACCTGATGGAC TGCTGTGACACAGGGTTCCACCTGGCTCTGGGGCAGGTGCTTCAGAGCTACGCAGTTGCTGAGAGCCGTACCCAAGCCTCCCAGAGGCAGGGCCTATGCAGCTTGGAGGAAGCTCTGGAGGCCCTGGATCCCCCAGGGGACAAAGCCAAGGTGCTCGAGGTGCATGCTACTGCCTTCTGTCCTCCACTGCGTTTTGACTACCAGCCCCATGAGGGGGATGAG GTGGCTGAGATCCAGGTTGAGATGGAGCTGCGGGATGAGATTCTGCCTAGAGCCCAGAACATCCAGAGCCGCCTGGACCAACAGACCATAGAGACAGAGGAG GTGAACAAGACGCTGAAGGCAACACTGCAGGCTCTGCTGGAGGTGGTGGCATTAGAGGATGGGGATGTGCTTGATTCCTTCCAGACCAGCCCCTCCACTGAGTCCCTCAAGTCTACAAGCTCAGACCCAGGCAGCCGGCAGGCAGGCCGTAGACGGGGCCAGCAGCAGGAGACAGAGACCTTCTATCTCACG AAGCTCCAGGAGTTCCTGAGTGGACGGAGTATCCTCGCCAAGCTGCAGGCCAAACATCAGAAGCTGCAGGAGGCTATACAGCGAG GTGACAAGGAGGAGCAGGAGATTTCTTG GACCCAGTACTCACAGAGAAAATTCCAGAAGAGCCACCACCCCCGCCCCAGCTCCCAGTATAACCAGAGACTCTTTGGGGGTGATATGGAGAAGTTTATCCAG AGCTCAGGACAGCCCGTGCCCCTGGTGGTAGAGAGCTGCATCCGCTTCATTAACCTCCATG GCCTGCAGCACGAAGGCATCTTCCGGGTGTCAGGTGCCCAGCCCCGGGTGTCAGAGATTCGAGATGCCTTTGAGAGAG GGGAGGACCCACTGGTGGAAGGCTGCAGCACCCATGACCTGGACTCGGTGGCTGGGGTGCTGAAGCTCTACTTCCGGAGCCTGGAGCCCCCGCTCTTCCCCTCGGACCTGTTCGGGGAGCTGGTAGCTGCTTCAG AGCTGGAGGCTATGGCAGAACGCGTGGAGCATGTGAGCCGCCTGCTTGCCCACCTGCCGCCATCAGTGCTGGTGGTCCTGCGCTACCTCTTCGCCTTCCTCAGCCA CCTGGCCCAGTACAGCGATGAGAACATGATGGACCCCTACAACCTGGCCGTGTGCTTTGGGCCAACACTGCTACCCGTGCCTGCTGGGCAGGACCCGGTGGCCTTGCAGAGCCGGGTGAACCAGCTGGTACAGACACTGATCATGCAGCCTGCTCAGGTGTTCCCAGCTGTCACCACGCTGCCAGGCCCTGTCTACGAGAAGTGCATGGCTCCGCCTAACACCAACTGCCTGGGGTACACTCTTGGTGCTGCCTGGGGGGATCCTGTGGAGGGAAGGGCCCCTTACCTGCCTTGCTCTGCTCCAAACCTCAGGGACGCTCAGCTGGAGGGCTTGGCGGGGGAGCATGAGCCAGAGCTGGAAGCCGAGGCCACGACCCAGGAGGATG ATCTGGAGGGGGTTGTGGAGGCTGTGGCCTGCTTTGCCTACACGGGCCGCACTGCCCAGGAGCTGACATTCCAGCGTGGGGATGTGCTGCGGCTGCACCAGCGAGCTTCTAGCGACTGGTGGCGAGGGGAGCACGCTGGGGCGCGGGGACTCATTCCTCACAAGTACATCATGCTGCCCGCAGG GGCAGAGAAACAggtggcaggcccaggcccacaggctgcaggggAGCTGGGGAGCAGTCCCGAGGGGCTTCTGGCCTTGGAGTCCACCTATCG GATAGGAGGAGTCACTACCAAGTTAGCTCAGGGGCTTTCCAGGGTCCCCTACCGGGCTCACTGTCTGTGCCCTGCAGGCCAGAGGTGTGCACCCTACCTGAGGTTGTGGGCCCCTCTGGGCACAGACGGCGCTGCTTGGTCACATCCTCCCCAGAACAACACATGGAGGTGGATAAG GCTGTGGCACAGAACATGGACTCCGTGTTTCAGGAGCTCTTGGGAAAAACCGCTATTCGCCAGGGCCTTGGGCCAGCATCTGCCACCTCCCCCAGCCCAGGGTCCCGTGGCCGCCTGGGCAGGAACAAAGGCTTCTCCCATAGCCCTGGGGCCCCAGCCTCACCCTCAGCATCAAATGCCCAGGGTCCAGACTCAACCCTCAAGCCACACTGAGGTGCTGCTGGAGGAATCTCTGGGCCTGACCTTGCCCCAGGTGGCCACCCAGAGACTGGCCACTCTCCCCAGCCCTCTGCTTCTTCCAAGTACAGAGGAGGGTAAGGCTGCCCAAATAGGGGTCCCAGCCCATGCCCTGCCTGCACCCAACCCTGGCATAGACCCCTTTGGGGGCAGCTGA
- the ARHGAP4 gene encoding rho GTPase-activating protein 4 isoform X4, with amino-acid sequence MATHGKLRRERGLQAEYETQVKEMRWQLSEQLRCLELQGELRRELLQELAEFMRRRAEVELEYSRGLDKLAERFSGRGGRLGGSSREHQSFRKEPSLLSPLHCWAVLLQQTRQQSRESGALSEALAGPLAQRLSHIAEDVGRIVRKTKDLEQQLQDELMEVVSELQTAKKTYQVYHTESMNAEAKLREAERQEEKRAGRSTPATVATTPTAEAGSLRKSSLKKGGRLVEKRQAKFLEHKLKCTKARNEYLLSLASVNAAVSNYYLHDVLDLMDCCDTGFHLALGQVLQSYAVAESRTQASQRQGLCSLEEALEALDPPGDKAKVLEVHATAFCPPLRFDYQPHEGDEVAEIQVEMELRDEILPRAQNIQSRLDQQTIETEEVNKTLKATLQALLEVVALEDGDVLDSFQTSPSTESLKSTSSDPGSRQAGRRRGQQQETETFYLTKLQEFLSGRSILAKLQAKHQKLQEAIQRGDKEEQEISWTQYSQRKFQKSHHPRPSSQYNQRLFGGDMEKFIQSSGQPVPLVVESCIRFINLHGLQHEGIFRVSGAQPRVSEIRDAFERGEDPLVEGCSTHDLDSVAGVLKLYFRSLEPPLFPSDLFGELVAASELEAMAERVEHVSRLLAHLPPSVLVVLRYLFAFLSHLAQYSDENMMDPYNLAVCFGPTLLPVPAGQDPVALQSRVNQLVQTLIMQPAQVFPAVTTLPGPVYEKCMAPPNTNCLGDAQLEGLAGEHEPELEAEATTQEDDLEGVVEAVACFAYTGRTAQELTFQRGDVLRLHQRASSDWWRGEHAGARGLIPHKYIMLPAGAEKQVAGPGPQAAGELGSSPEGLLALESTYRPEVCTLPEVVGPSGHRRRCLVTSSPEQHMEVDKAVAQNMDSVFQELLGKTAIRQGLGPASATSPSPGSRGRLGRNKGFSHSPGAPASPSASNAQGPDSTLKPH; translated from the exons ATGGCCACGCACGGAAAGCTGCGGCGGGAGCGGGGGCTGCAGGCTGAGTATGAGACCCAAGTCAAAG agaTGCGCTGGCAGCTGAGTGAGCAGCTGCGCTGCCTGGAGCTGCAGGGTGAGCTGCGGCGGGAGCTGCTGCAGGAGCTGGCTGAGTTCATGCGGCGGCGCGCTGAGGTGGAGCTGGAGTACTCCCGTGGCCTGGACAAGCTAGCCGAGCGTTTCTCTGGCCGTGGAGGCCGCCTAGGGGGCAGCAGCCGGGAGCACCAAAGCTTCCG GAAGGAGCCTTCCCTCCTGTCGCCCTTGCATTGCTGGGCTGTGTTGCTGCAGCAGACGCGGCAGCAGAGCCGGGAGAGTGGCGCCCTCAGTGAGGCACTGGCTGGCCCCCTGGCCCAGCGATTGAGTCACATCGCAGAGGACGTGGGGCGCATTGTGAGAAAG ACTAAGGATCtggagcagcagctgcaggaTGAACTCATGGAGGTGGTCTCAGAGCTCCAGACG GCCAAGAAGACGTACCAGGTGTACCATACAGAAAGCATGAATGCCGAGGCCAAGCTCCGTGAAGCTGAGCGACAGGAGGAGAAGAGGGCTGGCCGGAGTACCCCTGCCACTGTTGCCACCACTCCTACAGCTGAGGCAGGGTCCCTCCGCAAGAGCTCCCTCAAAAAAGGAGGGCGACTGGTGGAGAAG CGTCAGGCCAAGTTCTTGGAGCACAAACTCAAGTGCACAAAAGCACGCAACGAGTACCTGCTCAGCCTGGCCAGTGTCAATGCCGCCGTCAGCAACTACTACTTGCATGACGTTTTGGACCTGATGGAC TGCTGTGACACAGGGTTCCACCTGGCTCTGGGGCAGGTGCTTCAGAGCTACGCAGTTGCTGAGAGCCGTACCCAAGCCTCCCAGAGGCAGGGCCTATGCAGCTTGGAGGAAGCTCTGGAGGCCCTGGATCCCCCAGGGGACAAAGCCAAGGTGCTCGAGGTGCATGCTACTGCCTTCTGTCCTCCACTGCGTTTTGACTACCAGCCCCATGAGGGGGATGAG GTGGCTGAGATCCAGGTTGAGATGGAGCTGCGGGATGAGATTCTGCCTAGAGCCCAGAACATCCAGAGCCGCCTGGACCAACAGACCATAGAGACAGAGGAG GTGAACAAGACGCTGAAGGCAACACTGCAGGCTCTGCTGGAGGTGGTGGCATTAGAGGATGGGGATGTGCTTGATTCCTTCCAGACCAGCCCCTCCACTGAGTCCCTCAAGTCTACAAGCTCAGACCCAGGCAGCCGGCAGGCAGGCCGTAGACGGGGCCAGCAGCAGGAGACAGAGACCTTCTATCTCACG AAGCTCCAGGAGTTCCTGAGTGGACGGAGTATCCTCGCCAAGCTGCAGGCCAAACATCAGAAGCTGCAGGAGGCTATACAGCGAG GTGACAAGGAGGAGCAGGAGATTTCTTG GACCCAGTACTCACAGAGAAAATTCCAGAAGAGCCACCACCCCCGCCCCAGCTCCCAGTATAACCAGAGACTCTTTGGGGGTGATATGGAGAAGTTTATCCAG AGCTCAGGACAGCCCGTGCCCCTGGTGGTAGAGAGCTGCATCCGCTTCATTAACCTCCATG GCCTGCAGCACGAAGGCATCTTCCGGGTGTCAGGTGCCCAGCCCCGGGTGTCAGAGATTCGAGATGCCTTTGAGAGAG GGGAGGACCCACTGGTGGAAGGCTGCAGCACCCATGACCTGGACTCGGTGGCTGGGGTGCTGAAGCTCTACTTCCGGAGCCTGGAGCCCCCGCTCTTCCCCTCGGACCTGTTCGGGGAGCTGGTAGCTGCTTCAG AGCTGGAGGCTATGGCAGAACGCGTGGAGCATGTGAGCCGCCTGCTTGCCCACCTGCCGCCATCAGTGCTGGTGGTCCTGCGCTACCTCTTCGCCTTCCTCAGCCA CCTGGCCCAGTACAGCGATGAGAACATGATGGACCCCTACAACCTGGCCGTGTGCTTTGGGCCAACACTGCTACCCGTGCCTGCTGGGCAGGACCCGGTGGCCTTGCAGAGCCGGGTGAACCAGCTGGTACAGACACTGATCATGCAGCCTGCTCAGGTGTTCCCAGCTGTCACCACGCTGCCAGGCCCTGTCTACGAGAAGTGCATGGCTCCGCCTAACACCAACTGCCTGGG GGACGCTCAGCTGGAGGGCTTGGCGGGGGAGCATGAGCCAGAGCTGGAAGCCGAGGCCACGACCCAGGAGGATG ATCTGGAGGGGGTTGTGGAGGCTGTGGCCTGCTTTGCCTACACGGGCCGCACTGCCCAGGAGCTGACATTCCAGCGTGGGGATGTGCTGCGGCTGCACCAGCGAGCTTCTAGCGACTGGTGGCGAGGGGAGCACGCTGGGGCGCGGGGACTCATTCCTCACAAGTACATCATGCTGCCCGCAGG GGCAGAGAAACAggtggcaggcccaggcccacaggctgcaggggAGCTGGGGAGCAGTCCCGAGGGGCTTCTGGCCTTGGAGTCCACCTATCG GCCAGAGGTGTGCACCCTACCTGAGGTTGTGGGCCCCTCTGGGCACAGACGGCGCTGCTTGGTCACATCCTCCCCAGAACAACACATGGAGGTGGATAAG GCTGTGGCACAGAACATGGACTCCGTGTTTCAGGAGCTCTTGGGAAAAACCGCTATTCGCCAGGGCCTTGGGCCAGCATCTGCCACCTCCCCCAGCCCAGGGTCCCGTGGCCGCCTGGGCAGGAACAAAGGCTTCTCCCATAGCCCTGGGGCCCCAGCCTCACCCTCAGCATCAAATGCCCAGGGTCCAGACTCAACCCTCAAGCCACACTGA
- the ARHGAP4 gene encoding rho GTPase-activating protein 4 isoform X2: protein MATHGKLRRERGLQAEYETQVKEMRWQLSEQLRCLELQGELRRELLQELAEFMRRRAEVELEYSRGLDKLAERFSGRGGRLGGSSREHQSFRKEPSLLSPLHCWAVLLQQTRQQSRESGALSEALAGPLAQRLSHIAEDVGRIVRKTKDLEQQLQDELMEVVSELQTAKKTYQVYHTESMNAEAKLREAERQEEKRAGRSTPATVATTPTAEAGSLRKSSLKKGGRLVEKRQAKFLEHKLKCTKARNEYLLSLASVNAAVSNYYLHDVLDLMDCCDTGFHLALGQVLQSYAVAESRTQASQRQGLCSLEEALEALDPPGDKAKVLEVHATAFCPPLRFDYQPHEGDEVAEIQVEMELRDEILPRAQNIQSRLDQQTIETEEVNKTLKATLQALLEVVALEDGDVLDSFQTSPSTESLKSTSSDPGSRQAGRRRGQQQETETFYLTKLQEFLSGRSILAKLQAKHQKLQEAIQRGDKEEQEISWTQYSQRKFQKSHHPRPSSQYNQRLFGGDMEKFIQSSGQPVPLVVESCIRFINLHGLQHEGIFRVSGAQPRVSEIRDAFERGEDPLVEGCSTHDLDSVAGVLKLYFRSLEPPLFPSDLFGELVAASELEAMAERVEHVSRLLAHLPPSVLVVLRYLFAFLSHLAQYSDENMMDPYNLAVCFGPTLLPVPAGQDPVALQSRVNQLVQTLIMQPAQVFPAVTTLPGPVYEKCMAPPNTNCLGDAQLEGLAGEHEPELEAEATTQEDDLEGVVEAVACFAYTGRTAQELTFQRGDVLRLHQRASSDWWRGEHAGARGLIPHKYIMLPAGAEKQVAGPGPQAAGELGSSPEGLLALESTYRIGGVTTKLAQGLSRVPYRAHCLCPAGQRCAPYLRLWAPLGTDGAAWSHPPQNNTWRWIRLWHRTWTPCFRSSWEKPLFARALGQHLPPPPAQGPVAAWAGTKASPIALGPQPHPQHQMPRVQTQPSSHTEVLLEESLGLTLPQVATQRLATLPSPLLLPSTEEGKAAQIGVPAHALPAPNPGIDPFGGS, encoded by the exons ATGGCCACGCACGGAAAGCTGCGGCGGGAGCGGGGGCTGCAGGCTGAGTATGAGACCCAAGTCAAAG agaTGCGCTGGCAGCTGAGTGAGCAGCTGCGCTGCCTGGAGCTGCAGGGTGAGCTGCGGCGGGAGCTGCTGCAGGAGCTGGCTGAGTTCATGCGGCGGCGCGCTGAGGTGGAGCTGGAGTACTCCCGTGGCCTGGACAAGCTAGCCGAGCGTTTCTCTGGCCGTGGAGGCCGCCTAGGGGGCAGCAGCCGGGAGCACCAAAGCTTCCG GAAGGAGCCTTCCCTCCTGTCGCCCTTGCATTGCTGGGCTGTGTTGCTGCAGCAGACGCGGCAGCAGAGCCGGGAGAGTGGCGCCCTCAGTGAGGCACTGGCTGGCCCCCTGGCCCAGCGATTGAGTCACATCGCAGAGGACGTGGGGCGCATTGTGAGAAAG ACTAAGGATCtggagcagcagctgcaggaTGAACTCATGGAGGTGGTCTCAGAGCTCCAGACG GCCAAGAAGACGTACCAGGTGTACCATACAGAAAGCATGAATGCCGAGGCCAAGCTCCGTGAAGCTGAGCGACAGGAGGAGAAGAGGGCTGGCCGGAGTACCCCTGCCACTGTTGCCACCACTCCTACAGCTGAGGCAGGGTCCCTCCGCAAGAGCTCCCTCAAAAAAGGAGGGCGACTGGTGGAGAAG CGTCAGGCCAAGTTCTTGGAGCACAAACTCAAGTGCACAAAAGCACGCAACGAGTACCTGCTCAGCCTGGCCAGTGTCAATGCCGCCGTCAGCAACTACTACTTGCATGACGTTTTGGACCTGATGGAC TGCTGTGACACAGGGTTCCACCTGGCTCTGGGGCAGGTGCTTCAGAGCTACGCAGTTGCTGAGAGCCGTACCCAAGCCTCCCAGAGGCAGGGCCTATGCAGCTTGGAGGAAGCTCTGGAGGCCCTGGATCCCCCAGGGGACAAAGCCAAGGTGCTCGAGGTGCATGCTACTGCCTTCTGTCCTCCACTGCGTTTTGACTACCAGCCCCATGAGGGGGATGAG GTGGCTGAGATCCAGGTTGAGATGGAGCTGCGGGATGAGATTCTGCCTAGAGCCCAGAACATCCAGAGCCGCCTGGACCAACAGACCATAGAGACAGAGGAG GTGAACAAGACGCTGAAGGCAACACTGCAGGCTCTGCTGGAGGTGGTGGCATTAGAGGATGGGGATGTGCTTGATTCCTTCCAGACCAGCCCCTCCACTGAGTCCCTCAAGTCTACAAGCTCAGACCCAGGCAGCCGGCAGGCAGGCCGTAGACGGGGCCAGCAGCAGGAGACAGAGACCTTCTATCTCACG AAGCTCCAGGAGTTCCTGAGTGGACGGAGTATCCTCGCCAAGCTGCAGGCCAAACATCAGAAGCTGCAGGAGGCTATACAGCGAG GTGACAAGGAGGAGCAGGAGATTTCTTG GACCCAGTACTCACAGAGAAAATTCCAGAAGAGCCACCACCCCCGCCCCAGCTCCCAGTATAACCAGAGACTCTTTGGGGGTGATATGGAGAAGTTTATCCAG AGCTCAGGACAGCCCGTGCCCCTGGTGGTAGAGAGCTGCATCCGCTTCATTAACCTCCATG GCCTGCAGCACGAAGGCATCTTCCGGGTGTCAGGTGCCCAGCCCCGGGTGTCAGAGATTCGAGATGCCTTTGAGAGAG GGGAGGACCCACTGGTGGAAGGCTGCAGCACCCATGACCTGGACTCGGTGGCTGGGGTGCTGAAGCTCTACTTCCGGAGCCTGGAGCCCCCGCTCTTCCCCTCGGACCTGTTCGGGGAGCTGGTAGCTGCTTCAG AGCTGGAGGCTATGGCAGAACGCGTGGAGCATGTGAGCCGCCTGCTTGCCCACCTGCCGCCATCAGTGCTGGTGGTCCTGCGCTACCTCTTCGCCTTCCTCAGCCA CCTGGCCCAGTACAGCGATGAGAACATGATGGACCCCTACAACCTGGCCGTGTGCTTTGGGCCAACACTGCTACCCGTGCCTGCTGGGCAGGACCCGGTGGCCTTGCAGAGCCGGGTGAACCAGCTGGTACAGACACTGATCATGCAGCCTGCTCAGGTGTTCCCAGCTGTCACCACGCTGCCAGGCCCTGTCTACGAGAAGTGCATGGCTCCGCCTAACACCAACTGCCTGGG GGACGCTCAGCTGGAGGGCTTGGCGGGGGAGCATGAGCCAGAGCTGGAAGCCGAGGCCACGACCCAGGAGGATG ATCTGGAGGGGGTTGTGGAGGCTGTGGCCTGCTTTGCCTACACGGGCCGCACTGCCCAGGAGCTGACATTCCAGCGTGGGGATGTGCTGCGGCTGCACCAGCGAGCTTCTAGCGACTGGTGGCGAGGGGAGCACGCTGGGGCGCGGGGACTCATTCCTCACAAGTACATCATGCTGCCCGCAGG GGCAGAGAAACAggtggcaggcccaggcccacaggctgcaggggAGCTGGGGAGCAGTCCCGAGGGGCTTCTGGCCTTGGAGTCCACCTATCG GATAGGAGGAGTCACTACCAAGTTAGCTCAGGGGCTTTCCAGGGTCCCCTACCGGGCTCACTGTCTGTGCCCTGCAGGCCAGAGGTGTGCACCCTACCTGAGGTTGTGGGCCCCTCTGGGCACAGACGGCGCTGCTTGGTCACATCCTCCCCAGAACAACACATGGAGGTGGATAAG GCTGTGGCACAGAACATGGACTCCGTGTTTCAGGAGCTCTTGGGAAAAACCGCTATTCGCCAGGGCCTTGGGCCAGCATCTGCCACCTCCCCCAGCCCAGGGTCCCGTGGCCGCCTGGGCAGGAACAAAGGCTTCTCCCATAGCCCTGGGGCCCCAGCCTCACCCTCAGCATCAAATGCCCAGGGTCCAGACTCAACCCTCAAGCCACACTGAGGTGCTGCTGGAGGAATCTCTGGGCCTGACCTTGCCCCAGGTGGCCACCCAGAGACTGGCCACTCTCCCCAGCCCTCTGCTTCTTCCAAGTACAGAGGAGGGTAAGGCTGCCCAAATAGGGGTCCCAGCCCATGCCCTGCCTGCACCCAACCCTGGCATAGACCCCTTTGGGGGCAGCTGA